CCCGCGGCGGGCCCGCCCGCCGCGGGCACCACCTTCTTCGACACGCAGACCGGCTTCGCCGTGCGCCGCTGGTGCCCACCGCTGCTCGGGCTGGAGCCGCACGCCACCCCCGCCCGCTACCTGGCCCGGCGCCGAGAGCTGGGCGCCGCCGAATCGGCGCGGCTGCTGCTGCGCGGTTCCGGAGTCGCCACCTACCTCGTCGACACGGGGGAGGCGGGGGACCTCACCGGGCCCAAGGAGCTGGCGCTCGCAGGCGACGCGGAGGCCTTCGAGACGGTCCGGCTGGAGTTACTGGCCGAGCAGGTCGCCGACACCTCCGGGACGGTGGCCGCCTTCCTGGCCAACCTCGCCGAGGCCGTCCATCACGCCGCCGCCGGGGCCGCGGCCTTCACCTGCGCCACCGGATTGGGCCCCGGCTTCGCCGCCGAGCCGCCGGGACCCGGCGAGGTGCGCGGGGCCGCCGGGCGCTGGCTGGACCGGCGGACCAGGGGCGGAGCCGTACGCGACCCCGTCATCCTGCGGCACCTGCTGTGGAGCGCGGTGTCCTCGGGGCTGCCGCTCCAGCTGCACGCGGTCGCGGGGGAGCAGGACGCGCTGACCGGTTTCGTACGGGCCACCGAGGGCCTGGGCGCGCGGCTCGTACTGCTGGGCGCGTACCCCCGTCACCGGCACGCGGCGCGGCTGGCCGCGGCCTTCCCGCACGTCTACGCCGACACCGGCGCGGCCCTCGGGCGGACCGGCGCCGGGGCCGCGACCGTGCTGGCGGAGCTGCTGGAGCTCGCGCCGTTCGGGAAGCTGATGTTCTCCAGCGGCGGGAGCCGGCTCCCCGAACTGCACGCGGTCGGCGCCCTGGTGTTCCGGGAGGCGCTGGGCCGGGTGCTGGGCGGCTGGGTCGCCGACGGGTCGTGGTCCTGGCGGGACGCCGGACGGGTGGCCGCCCTGCTCGCGGCGGGCAATGCCCGCCGCGTCTACCGGCTGGACGAGCGGGGGTAGGGCTCGGTCGGGGCTGCGCAGGGCTCAGACGGTGGAGAGCTGCGGGTCGCCCTGGGCCGGGATCTCCGCCTGCTCCGCAGGCCGCTCACGGAGGCTCAGCGCCACCCGGAGCACCGCGATCCACACCAGGCAGGAGCCGAGCATGTGGGCGGCGACCAGGACCTCGGGCAGCTCGGTGAAGAACTGCACGTAACCGATCCCGCCCTGCGCGAGGAGGACGATCAGCAGGTCCCGGGCACGGGCCCGGGTGTCGGCGGGGGCGTCGACCACGCGCAGCGCCAGCCACATCGCCACGGCCAGCGCGCACACCGCCCAGGCGGCGATCGCGTGCACGTGGGCGGTGGTCGCCCAGTCGAACGGCATCCGCTTGATCTCGCTCTTGTCACCGGCGTGCGGTCCGGATCCGGTGACGACCGTACCCGCCGCGATCAGTACGAGGGTGGTGGCGATCAGGGCCCACGACAGCTTGCGCACCGGACCGGGTACGCGCGGCCGGGGGGCGCCGTCGCCCTCACGGGTGCGCTGCCAGGAGACGGTGGTGACCGCGATCAGGCCGGTGGCCAGCAGGAAGTGTCCGGCGACGCTGTACGGGTTGAGCCCCGTCAGGACGGTGATGCCGCCGAGGACCGCGTTGCACATCACGAGGGCGAACTGGACCCAGCCGAGCTGCGTCAGCGAGTGCCGCCAGGGCTTGGCCGAGCGCGCCGCGAGGATGAACCAGCCGACGGCCGCGCTGAGCACGTACGTCAGCATCCGGTTGCCGAACTCGATGATGCCGTGGAAGCCCTGGGCCTGCGTCACGACGAGGCTGTCGTCGGTGCACTTGGGCCAGGTGTCGCAGCCGAGACCGGATCCGGTCAGCCGCACCGCGCCGCCGGTGACGATGATGGCCACGCTCATGAGGAGCGCGGCGGTCGCGGCGCGCCGGACGGTCCGGGGTGAGGGCGTCCAGCGGCTGGCGATGTATGCGAATGGGTTCAACACGGCCCCTATCGTATGCGTCGCCTTGTGCAAAGTTTCACGAGGGGGTGTTGGCGGGTGCGTCGGGGCCGACGGTCAGCCGGAACCGGGCCCCGGCGGGGTCGCCCTCCTCGTGCCACCACAGGCGGATGCGCCAATGGCCGCCCTCGCCCGGGCAGTCGGCCGAGGCGGTGAAGGTGAGCACCACTTCCGACGCTACGTCCGCCGCTGTCCTGTTTCGCACTTCTGTGGAGCTATGCCAGGGATGATCCAGTACGTTCCACAGCCCGTCGGCGCCGCGCACCTCCACGCGCCACACCGCGAGCCAGGGCGTGACGTCCAGCATCGTGTGCACCTGCTCGGCGCCCAGCCCCAGCCGGGCGGCGATCTCCTCCTCCGGCACCCCCTGGATGCGGGCGGCCACCACGGCCTGCGGCAGCAGCCGTTCGGGCAGCAGCCCCTCCGTGCGCAGCCGGACGAGGGAGCCGAAGGCCAGGAAGCGCAGCCGCAGTTCCAGCTGGCGGCCGATGTGGTCCAGGGCCTCCTCGGCCTCCTCGGACTCCTCCGGGCCGGTGTCCGCGAGCAGCAGCTGCCGGAAGTCCGCCTCCGCGTCCACCGCCCAGGCCACCGCCTCCTCGGCCAGGCCCAGCTCCGCGAGACGGTCCCCGAGGAACACCTTCGCCTGGGCGAGCCCCCGCCGGTTGACCGGATCCCGCTGGTCCAGGCCCGACCACACCTCGACGGCCGCGCGGGTCAGGTCACGGGCGCGCTCGCCGGCCGCCCGTTCCATCGCGCTCGGCCCCTCGGAGGCGGCCGGCCCCAGCGGGTGCCGCGGCAGCCGGTTCCCGTCGCTCAGCGGCCAGGCCAGCCACACCCCGTGGTTGATCAGCCCGCGTGCGTACCAGCGGGCGAAGGCGGGGGAGTACGGGGCCGCGCGCTCGGAGCTCCGCAGCCCCTCCTCGATCGTGGCGAGGGCCGCGGCGCGGTCCCCCTCGGCGAAGCGCAGGGCGGCCCGGTCGGCCAGGCGCAGCCCCAGCAGCGCCGTGCACTCGGGGTCCTCGGTGAGCGGGCGCAGGGCGCCGATCAGCTCGTCGAGGAGCCGCTCGCGGTCCTGGGGCTCCGCGTGCGCGGCCCCCGCGCGTACCCGTGCCCATTGCCCGTCCAGCCGCAGAACGGCCTCTCGCTGCGCCATGTCCGCCCCCCGGCGTCGTGGTCCGCGCACCTCATGGGTGAATGCAGTGGTCGAGTGATGCTACCGGGGCAGCGAGTAACCGGGCGGGTCTCAACCCGGTT
This genomic window from Streptomyces sp. NBC_01351 contains:
- a CDS encoding COX15/CtaA family protein, which encodes MHKATHTIGAVLNPFAYIASRWTPSPRTVRRAATAALLMSVAIIVTGGAVRLTGSGLGCDTWPKCTDDSLVVTQAQGFHGIIEFGNRMLTYVLSAAVGWFILAARSAKPWRHSLTQLGWVQFALVMCNAVLGGITVLTGLNPYSVAGHFLLATGLIAVTTVSWQRTREGDGAPRPRVPGPVRKLSWALIATTLVLIAAGTVVTGSGPHAGDKSEIKRMPFDWATTAHVHAIAAWAVCALAVAMWLALRVVDAPADTRARARDLLIVLLAQGGIGYVQFFTELPEVLVAAHMLGSCLVWIAVLRVALSLRERPAEQAEIPAQGDPQLSTV
- a CDS encoding amidohydrolase; its protein translation is MIETPPLVDQYCHGVLRTELGLGTFEAQLLPAAGPPAAGTTFFDTQTGFAVRRWCPPLLGLEPHATPARYLARRRELGAAESARLLLRGSGVATYLVDTGEAGDLTGPKELALAGDAEAFETVRLELLAEQVADTSGTVAAFLANLAEAVHHAAAGAAAFTCATGLGPGFAAEPPGPGEVRGAAGRWLDRRTRGGAVRDPVILRHLLWSAVSSGLPLQLHAVAGEQDALTGFVRATEGLGARLVLLGAYPRHRHAARLAAAFPHVYADTGAALGRTGAGAATVLAELLELAPFGKLMFSSGGSRLPELHAVGALVFREALGRVLGGWVADGSWSWRDAGRVAALLAAGNARRVYRLDERG